TTCGACTGGACCTACTGCTGCCACCGCCGGACACCTAGCGACAACAAACGTGATAAAACCACAGTTGCAAAAAAACCTTCCGAAAATCCATTTAGCCAAACAAACTTACCTGTCATACAAATATTTGTACATGACATCCCTGACGTTACGAGCAGAAATGCAGCTAATTCTATGAATCAACTCATGAGGGGGTAGGCGCCTTCCATAACACAACAGCTGACGTCCTTTCgtaagattttcatttttaattcactCCTACAAAATGACGCTTTGCAAACCACTTACCGATATCCTCGCACACTGCAGTGGATGTATCCAATGGCAGCAAAGTATTGGCTGTCAACAAAGCCTTGGCGCGCTCCACTTCTCCGTCAGTCACGCTGTTGCACATCCTCATGAACTCTTCTTGAATATTAAAGACCATTTCATCAATACGCAGAGGCTCGGCGACGAAGTAGATGCCCCATAGACCTGTGTCCTAAAAGAAGATATGTTCTCTTTCATTTGGCAGATGTTGGAGAACATTTAGAGTACCTTGTAGCAGGTATTGAAGCTCTGGAAGGAGTGACACAAGTCTTCTTCAGCGCTAACTCTGGCTAAGTTGGTCGCGTTTTGTTTTGCTGAAGCTTGAGatctaaagcatttttttttgcacaatCACCAATCTTTCGACGAACTATTTACCTGTCCCATGCTCCCAATAGAGTTGAAGCAACCATAAGAGTCAAAGTATCAGGGTCTGACCAACCAGCTCCTTCAACTGCAAGAGCAATGTGGGCCAATGGCAGGGTGTCATCACGAACCCTGACTTCAGAACCAGTAAAGCGACATGGAGTCAATGTAGGGACTTCACCAGTGCAATTATTATCTAAAAAACCGAATATTAATCAGTAACATAAGATCAGTATCAAAACTACACCTACccaattttcctaaatttaacTCAGCCAGTTTGACTAACTCCTCGTGGGAAACGCCACCAGCCCCAGCTACAACAATGCGACTGGCCTTATAATGATTGTCCAGGTAGTTTCTCAAATCAGAAGAATTAATTGATCGGATATTAGCAGTGGGACCTAGAGATTTGTAATAAAGGTATTAAACCTAAAATATGcaggacattttaaaaataaaaatacctaaaatgGTATTGGCCAGTGGTGTGCCCTGATAGGCAATTGAATGCAAATGATCAAAAACAACTTCTTGCAAGTTAGACTCCACCTCTTGCATCTCACGTAATATCACTCCTCTTTCTCTCTCAATTTCAGATTCTCCCAATTTggcattttgaacaatatcTGCCAAGATTTCAACTGCCTGTGTCCAATAAAACCAATACACAAACTCAATATATTAGAAGCTAACCTCAAAAATACCTTAGAAACATCTTTAGACAAACATTTGGAATAATATACAGTTTGTTCTCTGCTGGTGTAAGCATTCAATTGAGCTCCCAAATCTTCAATTTCAAGCTCAAGTTGGCTTTGCGTTCGTTTTCCAGTTccctataaaatattttataaatgcatatttgaatgagatatttcaaatttcaagtttgCAACAGACCTTAAACGCCATGTGTTCCATGAAGTGGGCCACTCCAttatttttggcattttcaTAACGACTTCCAGCATCAATCCAAATGCCTACTGTGGCAGTTTGTGAGCCCCAGTCTTCTGTGGCAACTCTAATACCTAAATACAGATgtgattgttaaaaaaaaaaatccaaatggGGAAATGTCCAAATTTTACCACTTTTCAGACTTTACAAGTACCAATATCTTGGGATATCTAAGAacaattgcattaaaaataagattaaATCTACTGAACGCTATAAGCCTACATTCaacaggatttttttattgatttcagCTCCCGAGACTTGAACAAGTTTTAAGTAGACATGCTGGGCAAGAGGCAAGTACTACCTTTAGATTCCACTCAAGCTATACTTACCATTATTTAATGTTGTAACTTTGGTAGGTGGAATGTTTAAGGAGACTTGTTTAGCCTCCGCAGCAGAGCTGGATGCTTTTCTTAGGGCCTGtaaaacaaatgaaattttggacCTTACATGAAGGTTAAGGGTAATGTTACGTAATTTGGTGACTGGTAACGCAGCCCTAAAGCTGTAACATACGAATGATTATGATATTTTGAATCATCGCCATTGTAGGAAATAAGTAATATCGTGTATTTACCTTATTCAAGttgcaattttttgataatttggcTGCGGACTGCGAAAATTTCAGAATGGACGCCATTTTTGCTTTACACTGAGATGACAATTGAGCGACGTTTAAGCAGGTTCTTaagagttttcaaaattaattgagAATGCCAACAAAGGGATTTAGCAGTTTAAATtatacaataaattattaaatttaagcctcaaatatccattaaaatacaattttagaAGTTATAGATGCGCACGTCATTTGGGCATTAGTATCACTATTTCTACTTCACTCAGCTTTGCAATACAgagtttttgctttttaaaagTCCCTTAAGTGACCGATCTCTTAACATAACCTCAACTTGTCAATAACCGTCAAACCAGACCACGCCCTCTTATTTTCTTGTttacatgttttatttttaattttgagaatttttgtttttgataatACAAAACTATTGTTGCTGATTTTCTATCTTAAATGTACAAAAAAGGCGACATGCCAGGTACCAGGTCACTAACGGGAACCCCCAGTGTGTATTCACACGTAACCACTAGAAGTAGTGCTAACTTAAGAAGTACCAGAAGTctgaaatctttaaaaaccCCATGGTACCGAAAACCTCTGGTCCAAGATGCCTTTTTCCTTGATGTACAAAGGGCTTCAATGATTGCCGCGATATTTTCATTGGTAAATATGGTTTTGGCCATTCCCACGTTTCCAACATAACTTTACATCGTAACAAAAAAGCTGCTAGCAGcagaaaaattttgagcatGAACTTACAATTTACTATCTCTAAAATATtaccattttaacaataagtGTCCTGTTTAATTGCAGCTATTATCAATATTCACAATCATCAGTGCATGTTTTGACCTGTACTGCTATGCAATGGCTGCACCAGGCAGTACACATTATGGCTACTACATCATATCATAtgaatttgtttatgttgGTTCAAGACATGGTAAATATAAAGTCTATAACAATGATGGCCCCCCATATGACAGTAAGTTTTGTCATTCCCCTTCAACAAATGTTTAGTCATGCGGGTTCAATCCTTGTTAGAGATCTTTTATCACTAGGATTAACCATTTTATAAACTGATCCTGCCGTTGTTTTAGTTCGCAACACGCTAGTAATGTTTGCAGTATTCTCAATATTGTTGGCTATAGGAGTTTTTATTACAAGTATAATGCTAATTGTAGCTCTACGAAaggtaataaatttacaaaatgtaTGGGATTTCTCTACCTTAGTCGACTTCTAggaatatgaaaaaaagatGCTGCCTTGGATATATACCTTTGCAATCTTCACAATCTTCAGGTTTTTGGCTTACTTATTCTTCTCCATTGTAAATGACATGATTTTTGCCTACAATGTCCTGATGTGTCTTTCCTGgactatatttttaatttgttcagTGTATGGCTGGGTCCTGGTTTACTCTCTTTATGTGGAACTCACAGATCTTACCAAATTAGAGGACATAGCACATTTAAGGGTGAGACTGTCAATTCATTTATCTaacaaaaacttatttgaaagAAACTAAACACCAATCAATGTGTACATATTAGCAGCAAATTTTATTCTACTTTGATTTTTGATTCTTTGTACTGTCATTCTTAGTCACCTACATATACAATTAGAGTTCAAATAAGCACTGTTTTCATATTAATGTCTCCATTGTATGTCTTACTCATTAGCCACTGGGAGACTACCATTTTGGTAAGCTCACATTCAAACCAGTCTATTCTATGCATAAAATTCGGCATACTTTAATGAATAACTCATTCTTAGATGGGCACCATGCAATCACTGAACGCCTCCACAGTCCCGTCTCTAGCGGGCTCCCGCCCTACAACCCCCCACAGCACAGTATCGACAATGCCAGTGTGACAACAGTGACCCCATCCACAACTGCTGCAGCAACTGGAGAAGGCCCCAGCCAATCCAGTTCATTTATTTCTCAACTTCCTAGCAGCATAAGCAAGTACACAATGTCCAGTTTAATGGGACCACAGAGCTTACAGGAATCTCAAGGAAATACTATGGAAACTGACATGTGTAAGTCTAGTTTACAATCACGATTTTAATGTCATGTTGCCTGTATGAatctttatattattatttttttgtaagtgTTTAGTTTAAGGATGACACAAAGACTGTGcctttttatatttagttGTATCCAAAGTGCCTATTATTCTATACATTAATTATGGCTCTTTAGAAACTATACACTTGTTGATTTGTTGTGATAGTTTTATGACTTGTCCGTCCATTTACCCAGATTGTATTATGGCATTTTATGCATATCTctacttaataaaatttgcttttgagtatattttacttttttaggTGGTCTTGTAACTTTCAACCTGTACCTAACATTAAATTAGCCTAGACATCAAATGTGTGGCTGACCTGAGtactaaattttaagaaaaaaaacaacattgtGAAGTCAGCATACTTTGTGTATAATTTATCTCCAAAACAGAATTTTCTCACATAAAAATGATGGCAGATTAGGCAAATGTAGCAGTACATTGGTCCAAGATGAGGAAGAATTGAACAATCACAAGAGATTCTTTGAAAATGGCAAAGATTATCATTCATAAAACAGCTATTGGTGACAATCAGGAATGTGAATGATCATAATATTGTCTTAGCAAATGCAGGTTTTTgttcttaaaattatataaatatttacaagtaGCAAGCAAAAAATATCACACTTACTGCTTTTTTACTTTACGTAAGTCAAATTACCCACCTTCCTcatattccaaaatttcaaaaaaacctcCTACTTTAACAGCCACGCCCCTATCAGAAC
The Euwallacea fornicatus isolate EFF26 chromosome 12, ASM4011564v1, whole genome shotgun sequence genome window above contains:
- the UQCR-C1 gene encoding mitochondrial-processing peptidase subunit beta; its protein translation is MASILKFSQSAAKLSKNCNLNKALRKASSSAAEAKQVSLNIPPTKVTTLNNGIRVATEDWGSQTATVGIWIDAGSRYENAKNNGVAHFMEHMAFKGTGKRTQSQLELEIEDLGAQLNAYTSREQTVYYSKCLSKDVSKAVEILADIVQNAKLGESEIERERGVILREMQEVESNLQEVVFDHLHSIAYQGTPLANTILGPTANIRSINSSDLRNYLDNHYKASRIVVAGAGGVSHEELVKLAELNLGKLDNNCTGEVPTLTPCRFTGSEVRVRDDTLPLAHIALAVEGAGWSDPDTLTLMVASTLLGAWDRSQASAKQNATNLARVSAEEDLCHSFQSFNTCYKDTGLWGIYFVAEPLRIDEMVFNIQEEFMRMCNSVTDGEVERAKALLTANTLLPLDTSTAVCEDIGRQLLCYGRRLPPHELIHRISCISARNVRDVMYKYLYDRCPAVAAVGPVEQLPDYARIRSGMYWIRV
- the pasi2 gene encoding uncharacterized protein pasi2 — encoded protein: MYKKGDMPGTRSLTGTPSVYSHVTTRSSANLRSTRSLKSLKTPWYRKPLVQDAFFLDVQRASMIAAIFSLLLSIFTIISACFDLYCYAMAAPGSTHYGYYIISYEFVYVGSRHVRNTLVMFAVFSILLAIGVFITSIMLIVALRKEYEKKMLPWIYTFAIFTIFRFLAYLFFSIVNDMIFAYNVLMCLSWTIFLICSVYGWVLVYSLYVELTDLTKLEDIAHLRMGTMQSLNASTVPSLAGSRPTTPHSTVSTMPV